AAAAGATGAAAATCAACAACTTTTTGATTTAATTAAAAGTCATTATTTTGGTTTTTATGGTAGCTTTTTAATAAAAAAATTGGCAAAATCAAGTCTAAAATGGCAAATTTTGCTCCAAAAAGCTAAATATTTAAAACAATATTCATACAAAGGTCATTATCTTCAAGATCTAGGCTGGGCAACCAGAGAAAAAACGATCGAAGACTTTAAGACACGGATAAAATTTATAAATGAAAAAATTCTTGCAAAATACGAGCTTAAAGTTTTAAAATCAAGTCCAGATTTTAAAACTCAGCAAGAAGAAATTAAAACAAAAATCAGTGAAATTAAGCAAAATTATGTCGAAAGTGTTGCTAAAAACAAAAAGCGACTTCAGCAAAACGAAATTGCCAAAACAGCCTTTAAAAACTTGCAAAAACAAGCCAAAATTGCAAAAACCGACCAAAAAAGAACGCTGTTTTTGAGCTCAAAAATAACAAAATTCAAACAAATTCTCAAAACAAATAATTACCGTTATTTTAACGAACTAAAAGTTAACAAGAAAATTTATGAATCAAAAGCAAATGAAGCACTAAAATCTTATCCTGTTGAGACAATAAAAAACGTCCGTTTTATTAGCTTCTTTTTGAATTTAATCTTTCCGGGGCTTGCTGAATTATTTGTATTTCGTCAGTTTATCAAAGGATCTTTACTTTCAGTTGTTAGTATAATTTCTTATGCTTTTATAATTCCCTTTTCATTTGGGGCTTACTGGTCGAAAATGGGCGGAATTCCGGGCTTTGCTGACTTAGGAGCAAATCTGCACTCGCCCCGGGATGGTATTTTTACTGATGCACGTTTTTACCTTTTTGGTGGCGTCCTGTCGGTAATTTTAATGGCTTTTGTGCTAATTTACTTTATAATTGGGGCAATTTCGGCTTGAAGAATTGCAAAAGCAATGGAAGCTGGCGTTGTTCCGGGAAAATGACTCTATTCAAAACAGTGACTCCAGACTACCGGATTTCCGTGAATGATTTCACTAATTGGCCATGCTTTAATGATTTTTATCGTTGCTGCGCCAATAATTACTTCAGTTTTAATTTCTTTTACTGACTATGGCTACAATCATGCTGCCCCAGGTCAGACAGTCAACTGAGTTGGACTTAAGCAATGAGGAAAATGGTGAGATTATCGCCAACTTGGACTGTTTCAATCATTAGCTTCAGTTCTGGGTTGGACAGCAATTTGGACAGTTTTATCAACACTATTTCCAATTGGTCTAGGAATTTTAATTGCAATTTTAACAAATTCTTCCCGAATTAAAGGTAAAAAAATTTTTCGGCTAATATTTATTTTACCTTGGGCAGTGCCGGCGTTTGTTTCCTTGTCTTTTATTCGTTCAATGTTTGCCGCTGATTCAAAAGGTTATATTAATTTAATTTTAATTAATTTAGGACTTATTAAAGACGGAATTTCTTGACTAAATCAAATTGGTACGGCCCGAGTTTTACTAATTGTTGTTCAGACTTGAATTAGTTATGCCTTTATTTTTATGCTTGTTACCGGAAATCTGCAGGCAATTTCGGGCGAAATTTACGAAGCTGGTGCTGTTGATGGGGCTTCAAAATCGCAAATTTTCTGAAAGCTAACGCTTCCCCAGCTGCTTCTGG
The sequence above is a segment of the Mesomycoplasma ovipneumoniae genome. Coding sequences within it:
- a CDS encoding ABC transporter permease subunit; the encoded protein is MHKLQLYNYYGKKFDTIIDIEAKTLKSYYHSAKITHSRFLDKIKIQENIEKELFLRARQTIRDNLKRELHSQKIAFKNELKVLKDAYIKLNFAVSVEKLLSFEIKKIEKELKNLRNWFKDFSKSLNQTEDSPQVKVELFEKTKKSTLESEVDLIKKHFIFQVCLNYVRKYQDFDFNLNKISQFLDEDGKKFLSQSKLKSDFFVNFYQQIKQKQEELLKKSALAKKNYTETKQLQTDLYKKRKSNLELKAKQKIISLEYSYKNAIDFLKQQANQQNAAQRELISEKKKEIIAFESKNISKLNEFKHEINAQISKISAQKQKYLAFSLSQTKINFLDQAIKLFYDIQKNQNFEIPDLDISLENHGQILKDKLDFFHKLKDENQQLFDLIKSHYFGFYGSFLIKKLAKSSLKWQILLQKAKYLKQYSYKGHYLQDLGWATREKTIEDFKTRIKFINEKILAKYELKVLKSSPDFKTQQEEIKTKISEIKQNYVESVAKNKKRLQQNEIAKTAFKNLQKQAKIAKTDQKRTLFLSSKITKFKQILKTNNYRYFNELKVNKKIYESKANEALKSYPVETIKNVRFISFFLNLIFPGLAELFVFRQFIKGSLLSVVSIISYAFIIPFSFGAYWSKMGGIPGFADLGANLHSPRDGIFTDARFYLFGGVLSVILMAFVLIYFIIGAISAWRIAKAMEAGVVPGKWLYSKQWLQTTGFPWMISLIGHALMIFIVAAPIITSVLISFTDYGYNHAAPGQTVNWVGLKQWGKWWDYRQLGLFQSLASVLGWTAIWTVLSTLFPIGLGILIAILTNSSRIKGKKIFRLIFILPWAVPAFVSLSFIRSMFAADSKGYINLILINLGLIKDGISWLNQIGTARVLLIVVQTWISYAFIFMLVTGNLQAISGEIYEAGAVDGASKSQIFWKLTLPQLLLGIAPMLIGQFVGAFNNFTTISIFTGGGPAYANASPFGEASTDIIISWVFKLTTQGIKIDGHQAFAAALSTLAALISISFALRGFIKSMQRR